The Melitaea cinxia chromosome 6, ilMelCinx1.1, whole genome shotgun sequence genome has a window encoding:
- the LOC123654662 gene encoding NADH-cytochrome b5 reductase-like produces MKPPIEPREEECCNSGCNPCIFDVYQRQLELYQNNNKDSDHTNDQNGISELEYTAFIVIDTIQICKAHKIVKLKKLNNEECMNVWWNPGDHFLVKYTSKQSTCSRAYTPVKLKMHSNDDYHFMIVIKKYNDGLVSNYLYNLEVGEVTMWRGPYGHYKIESNKYDRIIMIAQGTGIAPFMSIIDNIISNEDDMTKIVLYFCCRSLDEVLFRNELYNLKAYWNFTYKVFLSNSSGKEFHLKYEEPICSSKFDGKELQDLNPFVNNQFLLCGSQQFMNAYEKSIRDEYYSDNIILF; encoded by the coding sequence ATGAAACCACCCATTGAGCCAAGAGAAGAAGAATGTTGTAATAGTGGCTGTAATCCTTGTATATTTGATGTATATCAAAGGCAGTTGGAgctatatcaaaataataataaagatagtgATCATACAAATGACCAGAATGGCATCTCTGAATTAGAATACACAGCCTTTATTGTTATAGATACTATACAAATATGCAAAGcacataaaattgtaaaattaaagaaactGAATAACGAGGAATGTATGAATGTATGGTGGAATCCTGGTGATCATTTTCTTGTAAAGTATACATCTAAACAATCTACATGTTCTCGAGCTTATACTCCAGTCAAGTTAAAAATGCATTCAAATGATGACTATCATTTTATGatagtgattaaaaaatataatgatggATTAGTATCAAATTACCTTTACAATTTAGAAGTAGGAGAAGTAACTATGTGGCGGGGGCCTTACGGACATTATAAAATAGaatcaaataaatatgataGAATTATAATGATTGCACAGGGGACAGGAATAGCACCATTTATGTCTATTATAGACAATATTATTAGTAATGAAGATGACATGactaaaattgtattatatttttgttgtagaAGTTTAGATGAAGTGCTCTTTAGAAATGAGTTGTATAATCTTAAAGCTTACTggaattttacatataaagtttttttgagTAATAGTTCAGGCAAGGAATTTCATTTAAAGTATGAGGAACCTATATGTTCTAGTAAGTTTGATGGAAAGGAGTTGCAAGATTTAAATCCATTTGTTAACAATCAGTTTCTTTTGTGTGGCTCACAACAGTTTATGAATGCTTATGAAAAAAGTATAAGAGATGAATATTATagtgataatataatattattttga